The following coding sequences are from one Wenzhouxiangella sp. AB-CW3 window:
- a CDS encoding group II intron maturase-specific domain-containing protein, whose product MPVCRKGGPLSPVLANVVLDELDWELERRGHRFVRYADDCQILVRSQRAGERVMNSIKRFVEDSLRLEVNTRKSAVDRPWYRQFLGFTVTRGDHRLKVSPKALDRLKTRLRVLTRRTRGHRLADVVADWRDYLLGWKAYFGIAEVPSPLREIDKWLRRRLRCYLWKQWGRSGYRQLRRRGVSVRDAWQTSKSAHGPWRLSHTPALYRALPARYFADLGLPSLVAR is encoded by the coding sequence ATGCCGGTGTGCCGCAAAGGCGGCCCGCTGTCACCGGTCCTGGCCAACGTGGTGCTGGATGAGCTGGATTGGGAGCTCGAGCGGCGCGGCCACCGCTTCGTCCGATATGCTGACGACTGCCAGATACTGGTGCGGAGTCAACGTGCCGGCGAGCGGGTGATGAACAGCATCAAGCGCTTTGTCGAAGACTCACTCCGGCTCGAAGTGAATACACGCAAAAGCGCGGTCGACCGACCGTGGTACCGCCAGTTTTTGGGGTTTACGGTCACCCGTGGGGATCACCGGCTGAAAGTGTCGCCCAAGGCGCTGGACCGGCTGAAAACCCGCTTGCGGGTCCTGACCCGCCGCACGAGAGGCCACCGTTTGGCCGATGTCGTGGCAGACTGGAGAGACTACCTGCTTGGATGGAAAGCGTACTTCGGGATTGCCGAAGTACCGAGCCCACTGCGCGAGATCGACAAATGGCTGCGGCGACGATTACGCTGTTATCTCTGGAAGCAATGGGGCCGCTCGGGCTACCGCCAGCTTCGCCGTCGTGGCGTGAGCGTGCGGGATGCCTGGCAGACATCCAAATCGGCCCACGGGCCGTGGCGGCTGTCGCACACCCCGGCGCTATAC
- a CDS encoding reverse transcriptase domain-containing protein: protein MTGERTDPASTSTVLLWEKVLERSNLQRAVKQVRQNKGAPGIDGMSVDALPDFLRQNWPAIRDQLEAGQYRPQPVRRVRIPKADGRERLLGIPTVLDRFIQQAVAQVVSAQWDPHFHPRSYGFRPGKSAHQALKRLQADIRAGGQWTVDLDLAAFFDRVNHDRLMRRLKDHVPDRRLLRLINRFLTAGVMDGDHWSPTNAGVPQRRPAVTGPGQRGAG from the coding sequence GTGACTGGGGAAAGGACCGATCCGGCCTCGACATCCACTGTCTTGCTGTGGGAGAAGGTGCTGGAACGCAGCAACCTGCAGCGGGCAGTCAAGCAAGTACGCCAGAACAAGGGCGCGCCGGGCATTGACGGGATGAGCGTTGATGCACTACCGGACTTCCTTCGCCAGAACTGGCCTGCGATCCGCGATCAACTGGAAGCGGGGCAGTATCGCCCGCAACCGGTCCGGCGGGTCCGTATCCCCAAGGCCGACGGACGGGAACGCCTGCTGGGCATCCCGACGGTTCTGGACCGCTTCATCCAGCAAGCCGTTGCGCAGGTGGTATCGGCGCAATGGGACCCCCACTTCCATCCCCGCAGCTATGGCTTCCGGCCGGGCAAGTCGGCGCACCAGGCTCTCAAGCGCCTGCAAGCCGACATTCGGGCGGGCGGCCAGTGGACGGTAGACCTGGACCTGGCGGCGTTCTTCGACCGGGTCAACCACGACCGGTTGATGCGCCGGCTCAAGGATCATGTCCCGGATCGTCGTCTGCTGCGATTGATCAACCGTTTTCTGACCGCCGGGGTGATGGATGGAGACCACTGGAGCCCGACGAATGCCGGTGTGCCGCAAAGGCGGCCCGCTGTCACCGGTCCTGGCCAACGTGGTGCTGGATGA